From a single Triplophysa rosa linkage group LG17, Trosa_1v2, whole genome shotgun sequence genomic region:
- the LOC130568025 gene encoding 4-trimethylaminobutyraldehyde dehydrogenase A → MAQQPLLSLPEFQNVSMATLVVKEPLNFWGGQRVKPKHEKNAEAVYEPATGRVLCDMIPCVEEEVDQAIKSAHSAYLQWRKLSGMERSRIMLEAARIIRERRDEIAKVEVINNGKSITEAEVDIDIAWQCIEYYAGIAPTLSGQHIQLPGGSFAYTRREPLGVCVGIGAWNYPFQIASWKSAPAMACGNAMVFKPSPMTPVTAVILAEIYKEAGVPDGLFNVVQGGAETGSLLCHHPMVAKVSFTGSVPTGKKVMEMAAKSVKQVTLELGGKSPLIIFKDCELENAIKGALVANFLTQGEVCCNGTRVFVQREIMPQFLEGVVKRTKAIAVGNPMLRDTRMGALISKPHMEKVLGFISQAKEQGAKVLCGGERFVPSDPKLKEGYFVSPCVLDNCRDDMTCVKEEIFGPVMSVLPFDTEEEVLERANNTTFGLASGVFTRDIARAHRVAENLQAGTCYINNYNVGPVEVPFGGYKMSGFGRENGQVTIEYYSQLKTVVVEMGDVDEFF, encoded by the exons ATGGCTCAACAACCGCTTCTGTCCCTGCCCGAGTTTCAGAACGTATCCATGGCCACTTTGGTAGTGAAGGAGCCTCTGAACTTCTGGGGAGGACAGAGAGTGAAGCCGAAACATGAGAAGAACGCCGAGGCAGTATACGAACCTGCAACTG GCCGTGTGCTGTGTGACATGATTCCCTGTGTGGAGGAGGAGGTAGACCAGGCCATAAAAAGCGCTCATTCTGCATACTTACAATGGCGCAAGCTGTCCGGTATGGAGAGGTCCCGGATCATGCTTGAGGCTGCCAGAATTATCAGG GAGCGCAGAGATGAAATTGCAAAAGTGGAAGTGATCAACAATGGCAAATCCATCACTGAGGCTGAGGTGGATATTGACATAGCCTGGCAATGTATTGAGTACTATGCTGGCATTGCCCCCACATTGTCAG GCCAGCATATACAACTTCCAGGAGGATCTTTTGCATATACACGAAGGGAGCCGCTGGGTGTTTGTGTCGGCATAGGAGCCTGGAATTATCCCTTCCAGATAGCTTCCTGGAAGTCAGCCCCGGCAATGGCCTGTG GCAATGCTATGGTCTTCAAACCATCTCCCATGACTCCAGTGACAGCAGTCATTTTGGCAGAGATCTACAAAGAGGCCGGTGTCCCTGATGGACTCTTTAATGTGGTGCAAGGAGGAGCTGAGACTGGATCTCTGTTGTGTCACCATCCCATGGTGGCTAAAGTGTCTTTCACTGGCAGCGTGCCCACGGGAAAGAAG GTTATGGAAATGGCAGCCAAAAGTGTGAAGCAAGTGACACTAGAGCTTGGAGGGAAGTCACCTCTTATCATCTTTAAAGACTGTGAACTTGAGAATGCGATCAAAGGAGCCCTCGTGGCCAACTTCCTCACACAGGGAGAG GTGTGCTGCAATGGAACGCGAGTGTTTGTGCAAAGGGAGATCATGCCTCAGTTTCTTGAAGGAGTGGTGAAAAGGACCAAGGCCATTGCTGTTGGCAATCCCATGCTACGAGATACACGCATGGGTGCGCTTATTAGCAAACCTCACATGGAAAAAGTGTTGGGTTTCATCAGCCAAGCTAAAGAACAG gGTGCAAAGGTGTTGTGTGGAGGAGAGCGATTTGTTCCCAGCGATCCCAAACTGAAAGAAGGATACTTTGTTTCTCCATGTGTGTTGG ATAACTGCAGGGATGACATGACTTGTGTGAAGGAGGAGATCTTTGGCCCCGTGATGTCCGTTTTGCCTTTTGACACAGAGGAGGAGGTTCTTGAAAGAGCTAACAACACAACCTTTGGCCTGGCGTCTGGCGTCTTCACCAG ggATATAGCTCGAGCCCACAGAGTGGCTGAGAACCTCCAGGCAGGAACGTGCTACATCAACAACTACAATGTTGGCCCTGTGGAAGTTCCTTTTGGAGGCTACAAGATGTCAG GTTTTGGGAGAGAGAATGGACAAGTGACCATTGAATACTACTCTCAGCTCAAGACTGTTGTGGTGGAAATGGGAGACGTGGATGAATTCTTTTAA